A segment of the Huiozyma naganishii CBS 8797 chromosome 12, complete genome genome:
AGTTGTGATTGTAGAGGGCAGCCAAATTCTGAAATATGTCCTGGTATTCTGAGGTAATATTCTTTAAAGAAATGCGTATGATTAGTTCTTTATAATGTTGCAGTGAAATGAAATAACtaaacaaaaaatgtaaaATATTGTAAGCGAAATGGAAgtgctggatatagaaaatgaagagccacaccattgacgctgagcaaattctcacatatcTAATGCCTAACTACctcgaatgaattgatccttctatttgttacaatatagaagagatcatcgaaccatatacttatatattaagtatacACCAGAAGTAAAgtgaactaaaacatctcttactctactacaatgaatagccacggcgaacaaaaccctattcaacaggAAGAGCTAAAGAAGGTTGTGTCAGGACAGTTTGATATTTGCCGTCTAGGTAGTTATGCGTTGTATATCCGTTGCACTTGCTTGACTTAGTCTAATTAGATTATTGGGTCATGAGTACCCCAGGGGAGTTCCGTTATTTATTTTCACAAATATATTAATATATGTATTCCTGTTCAACTAAAGCCAGACAACCACTACAGCCATGATAAGATGGCCAAATCCCCTCCAAACTTATCCTCGAACTGTCTCCCAATATCCACCAAAGCAGATACAAAGTGACCGAATATGTGTCACAGAGTGTCTTACTACCGCTCCGTAGAAGATGATCATCGGTTTTTTTGGAAATACTTAAATTTCTGGAATCGAAAAGGAACTGGAAGACGGATTGTAGCATCCCATCTTGAACGGTGCACAGTCAGAACCCTGCTGGCACTTCTCGAACTATACCCAGACATAGTCATAGTTGATCAGAGCATTATACTTTATTGTCGCTCTTGTACTTTTCACTGAGTTATACATACCCcagttcctttttttttgcataTTTGGAGCTTCCATTTGCTTAGTAAGAGGTACTTTCATTAAAACTACAGGACAACTTCTACCCCATCACAGCTACCTGTTACAAACAGAGGTAAAAATACTGTATTTACTCTCACATCACCCTTTTCGAACTAATCAATCAAATGACGGACGTAGATGGGTATAAGACCAGAAGTAAGGCCAAAATATTCCCTCAGCTGGATGagaacttcttctctgaCGATAACTCGGACGGTACTGATGAGGAAGTTGTAGAAAGAGTTGATGAGGGTTTTATCGAGGGTAACGATGATTTTGGTTACGGTGAGTCGGCAAACACGGCTCCGGCTCCAAATGGAGCCACGAAACCGAAGAAGGCatcaaagaagagggaCAGAGCGGAAACCGCGCAGATGAACCAGCTGGCTGCAAAGGACCAGTCCTTTCTGCAGAACGGGAACACGGATATCCCGGACGACTTCACCCCAGACACAGTGTCGCCAATGTTCAAATCTCACGACTTCAGTTATCTAAGATTAAGGCCGGATCACGCATCCAGACCCATATGGATATCCCCCAGTGACGGTAGAATCATCTTAGAGAGTTTTTCACCTCTTGCGGAGCAAGCTCAAGACTTTTTGGTCACGATTGCAGAGCCAATCAGCAGACCATCGCATATTCATGAATATAGAATCACAGCGTACTCACTCTACGCAGCCGTATCGGTCGGGTTGGAGACAGACGACATTCTGTCTGTTCTAGATAGACTATCGAAGGTGCCCGTAGCGAAATCCATCGTCGACTTTATCAAAAACGCCACTATCTCATACGGGAAAGTGAAGTTGGTCATCAAACACAATAGGTATTTCGTAGAGACAACTCAGGCTGAAATTCTGCAAATGCTGTTGAGAGACCAAATCATCGGCCCCTTGAGAATAGACAGCGAACtgcagcaacaacaacaacaagccAAAAATGAGGCGGAGAAGGAAGTCCCAACGGCGGGTGGGGTGGACACAAcgaagaacagaaacaacGTAAACCCAAACGATGTAGAAGCCATGTTCAGTGCTGTTGTGGGCGGTGATAACGAGAGggatgacgaggaggatgacATTGATGCTGTGCactcttttgaaattgcAAACGAGTCTGTCGAGATCGTCAAGAAAAGATGCCAGGAGATTGATTATCCGGTTCTAGAAGAGTACGATTTTAGGAATGACCACCGTAACCCTGATCTAGATATCGATTTGAAGCCATCGACGCAGATTAGACCTTACCAAGAGAAATCCTTAAGTAAGATGTTTGGTAATGGTCGTGCTAGAAGTGGTATTATCGTTCTGCCATGCGGTGCTGGTAAAACTTTAGTTGGGATCACAGCCGCGTGTACTATCAAGAAATCCGTTATTGTGCTGTGTACATCGGCCGTATCAGTCATGCAATGGCGTCAGCAATTTCTACAATGGTGTACTTTGCAACCGGAAAACTGTGCCGTTTTCACATCGGATAACAAAGAGATGTTTCAGACGGAATCTGGTCTCGTTGTCTCGACGTATTCCATGGTTGCaaacacaagaaacagGTCTCACGATTCTCAGAAAGTGATGGATTTCCTAACCGGGAGAGAATGGGGGTTTATTATTCTGGATGAAGTGCATGTCGTTCCCGCTGCCATGTTCCGTAGAGTCGTTTCAGCAATTGCAGCACATGCCAAACTTGGGCTGACCGCCACGTTAGTCAGAGAGGATGACAAAATTAGTGATTTGAACTTCCTGATTGGCCCCAAGCTGTACGAGGCAAACTGGATGGAATTATCACAGAAAGGTCACATTGCCAATGTGCAATGTGCGGAAGTGTGGTGTCCTATGACAGCCGAGTTCTACCAGGAGTATTTGAGGGAAAACGCAAGGAAGAGGATGCTATTATACATTATGAATCCAACTAAATTCCAAGCTTGCCAATTTTTGATTCAGTACCATGAGAGAAGAGGCGACAAAATTATCGTGTTTTCAGACAACGTTTACGCGTTGCAACAGtacgctttgaagttggGGAAACCGTTCATTTACGGGTCTACCCCACAACAGGAACGTATGaacattttgcaaaatttcCAGTTCAACGACCAGATCAACACAATTTTCTTGTCCAAAGTCGGTGATACCTCGATCGATCTACCAGAGGCCACCTGCTTGATTCAGATATCGTCGCACTATGGGTCTCGTCGTCAAGAGGCGCAAAGGTTGGGCAGAATTTTAAGAGCCAAGAGACGTAACGATGAAGGGTTTAACGCCTTTTTCTACTCGTTAGTCTCAAAGGACACACAGGAGATGTTTTATTCGACGAAGAGGCAGGCATTTTTGGTGGACCAAGGTTACGCATTTAAAGTTATCACTCATCTACACGGTATGGAGAACCTTCTCAATTTGGCGTACGCATCTGCGAGAGAACGTAGGGAGCTGTTGCAGGAGGtactgttgaagaacgaggaGGCTGCTGCACTGGAGGAAGGTGACGATGCAGATAACTTTGTTGGCCGCAGTGGTGGCGCTCTCAAGAGGTTCAAGTCGAAGGCAGTGAGGGGCCAAGCGTCTATGGCTGGTCTTGCTGGTGGTGAGGACATGGCTTACGCGGAGACGGGTCCAAACAGGAAcaaagagatcaaggaACATCATCCATTGATCCGTAAGATCTATTATAAGGACGGTAAGAAATAGTAGTGATACAACAACACACGTTTAGGGATGATTAATTATATATTAATACAACAGCacaaatacaaaaaacaactcttttttttctcttcggATCTCCATCCTTTGCCCTGACAGTTTCATGACACGAGGGGTTCTAAGTTTCCATGCATCCATGCTATGAGAAgcgtttcttcttcgtcgaATATATTGCTTGCAAGTAGGcgttcttttttctttccttttaTAACCATATTTTACAGGGACACCATTCTTATTGATCCAGCTTCAATTTTTGCAACTCTTCTACAACGATGTCGCTCGTTTGATTGAGAGATTCTTGGATTGTCACTCTGAAGTTCTCGATGTACTGGACCCTCTCCAGCATTTGCTGCTCCGTTTGCTTTTTCTCCTGCTGGAGAGACACCTTCAGTTGTTCGAGTTCTGCCTTCTTGTCCTGGACGAGTGCCTTTGCGTCCCCAATCCTCAGTTCAATCTGTCGCAGAGTCTCCTCATTTCTATTTTGCAACTGGAAtgctatttttttctgagACTCAAGCTCGCGCTCCAATTCTCTTCTCCTGGCACTGTTCTGTTCTTGCATGGCCCTCAGTTTCTGTGCGAGTTGCATGTTATCCCATTCCTTGGACTCGATATTCTCCTCCAGAAATCGTTGTCTTTGCTCCAGTTCTGTAATGTCGTTCATCAGAGATTCCATACTCACTTCGATGTCCTCCATGAGTCTGACAAACCTGTTTGTTAGAGCGTCCTCCATGGAGTACTCGGGTCCCTTATTGAACAAGGAGTTGTACAccaactttgaattttcgTCCACTGCGGCAAGTTGTTTCTCCAAGTCCAGTGTGTACTCTTGGATGTTTTCCACGGACCTACCAGTCTTTTGGAATCTTCTCTCGAACAGCAGTTCGATGGACGCGTTGTATTCGTTGAGCAGCGCAGAGATCCTTGTCTTGAgcgttttgttttccaattttttgttctgcaTTGACGCGATCAGTTTGTCCGACTGGTCCGCGAGGTTGTCGAGTGTCTGCAACAAGATCTCCTTCTGtttgttcaagtcctcGACACGCTCGAGGGACAACCCGCGCAATTTCATTTCCTCGAGGAGTCGCTGGATCTGTTCCTTCAGCTCGTCTATCTGTTTTTGGTGCTCCTCTGCCCTCCTTTGCATGTTGTGCAATTTTGCGGGCCTCTCTGCCTGTTTTGCCGTGAAATCATCGATGTACATTTGGTATTTCGCCACGTCATTCTGCAAGTTATTGAGTTTCTCCTTGGCGATCCGCAACTCCTGTGTCTTTCCCAGGACCGTGTCGTAGTGTGCGAGCAGcttttcattttcgttttgcaagttgttgatgtcGAGGTGTATCACTTGGACAAACTTCTCGACGTTCGTTTCAAACTTAGCTTTCATTGCGCCGTAGTTCTCGTTCCTGAGCAGGAACAGTTTGTACGTATCCATTGTGTACTCGTTGACGAGGCTCTCGAGCAGCCGTTCGTAGTTCTGCTTGATCTGGTCCTGCTCCTCCACGGTAGCCGCGGCCCTCGTGGTCTGTAAGATGTTCTGTGCGGGCTCGTTAATTGCGACATTGTCAACTTGCTCGCGGATACTGTCCATTCTGCTGTTGAACTTGACGAACCAGTGGAGCAACCCTAGGAACTTATGCCACTGGGACCCGCCGACGGCACTGATCTGCGACTTGTTGATATCTGCGAGGAAGGGGCAACCGAGTCTCTTGAGACAGTCGTAAAACTCGGCCTCGACGGACCGTTTGAAAGTGTAATTCGGGTCGACACGAGCGTACAGCCATCGGAAGATGAGCATGTAAGTCTTCTGCGTCGGCGTCTGCAGGATCTTGAGCGTCAGCGCGCCCTGCGCAAACTGCGTATCCCTGTCAAACCCATGAGCCTGCAGGTACTGGAGGATCTCCTCCTCAATGGCCAACTGGAAGTTCTTGTCCCTCAGTGGTCGCGAATCCTTCCTCTGCGCCGGTGCAACCGCCGCGATACCACCGCCAAGACCCACAGACGCCGGCAGCGTCGACCGCGACCGCTTCTTCCGGGGCTCACCGGATCCCCTGGACCCCCCGACGCCCCCGGCGCCCGCACCACCGAGGGACACGGCCCTGTTGAGACTCGGGATCGAGGACCCTGCactgttcctcctccgtCTTGGCGCTCCCTCGCGCGACTCGGCAAAGAACGGGTTCCCCGCCTGATGGCCCACCGCTACTGCACCGCCCACTGCACTTGAAACCATTGACCCTCTCAGCGACTGGACGTGGCGTGTCTGGAGacgctgttgttgatgttgttgttgatgttgatgttgtttATGTATTGCAATATTTCACTTTAAAGATCAGACGGTGTTCACTGCGATGGCCTCAACAACTACTAAGAGGGCACCGTTTAGGCAGCGATGAGGGTTGTACACGGTGTTTCCGAGTTGCAGGAGTGGCGGAGGAGCCAATTGGGCCGTTCTGTCGGGTTTGTGCCGACGATGGGCGCTCTACACGCGGGCCACGCGTCACTTGTCAAACGGTCCATCGCTGAGAACAGTGCCACTGCAGTGAGTATCTTTGTGAACCCGTCGCAGTTCGCCCCGGGGGAGGACCTCGACGAGTACCCTAGGACGCTAGAGGCGGATTGCGCTCTGCTCGAGTCCCTGGGTGTGGATCTTGTGTTTGCGCCCAAGACCAGCGAGATGTACCCGCAGGGGATCCCGCTGGACACGAGGGAGCAACGCGGTGCGTTCGTGACTGTACTGGGTGTCAGCGAGATGCTCGAGGGCCGTACGCGACCCAACTTCTTCCGCGGTGTCGCGACCGTCGTGACGAAACTGCTCAACATCGTCGGACCGGACGTCGCGTACTTTGGTCAGAAAGACGTGCAGCAGTTCATTGTCCTCCAGACGATGGTCCGTGAACTGTTCACCCCCACGGTGCTCGTGATGATGCCCATTGTAAGGGACGCCAGCGGACTCGCCCTGAGTAGCAGGAACAGGTACCTCTCTCCAGAGTCCCTCGAGATCGCCGCGTCCCTGCACCGCGGGCTACTCGTCGGTGCAGACCTCCTGACAAGCAAGACCCCGCGCCCACACCACGACGAGATCACCGCAGCGATCAGAGCCCTGTGGCAACCTTTCGTGGACTCCGGAGACTTCGAAGTCGACTACGTCTCTGTCGCCCGCTGGGGGTCCCTCGCAGAACTAGATAGTGAGGAGGCGCACAAACAAGACACGGGGGACAACACCCGCGTGGTCATCAGCTGCGCAGTGTACGTGCGCGACCGCTCACTAGCAGCGACTCGCGTCCGCCTCATCGACAACGTCATCGTCTCCGCTACTGCTTAAGTAACGCAATATATAATAAACCTTTAAGTCACCGATGACTTAGGGTGGGGAGGGTGCCCCACGTTTACTGCAAGGCTGGAAGGTGTTCAAGAGACACGTTGAGAGGATGAGTGGACACGCTAACAGTGTGCTGGACCCGCATCTATCTGTGTTGGAGTTGCTGGAGAAGAGTTGCGAGCGGGGGGGCCATGCGGAGGCCCCCGGAAGTTCCAGGAACAAGGGTGCAGGACAGATCCAGCTCTCGGAGTCCTGGTGTACCGTGGAGAGGGACGAGTTGAGTGCTATGGAGCGTTCTGCGTCGCAGCAGACCAACAACGGCGTGCTGTCGTCGAGTGACACCTCTGAGGAAGGTGAGCCCGAGCAAGGGAGCCCCGGTGACGGTGAAGGTGGGGGTGTTGCCGATACACGGATGGCTCGCCCTGCGATGAGTCTGCAGTCGACGTCGTCGACACTGGATGGTGTTGATGACGACAGCGCCACCGTGTCGAAGAGTCTcacgtcgtcgtcgaacTCGTTCATCATGCCCAAGTTGTACACGACCGTGGCAGGTGCCCCCAGCACGGTGTCCACTGCACTGCAGACCCGGTGCTTCAAAGTCGCTGTGCTGGGGAGAGGCGCGGTCAAGTTCTGTCAGGAGACGGTTCCGGAACAGTTCAGACACAGATTCGAGCTTACAGCCGGTGTGCACGACCTGGCGCAGTGCGCGGACCGCCAGGGGATCCTCATCGTCGTGCAGGAGGTCCGCGAGCTTATATCGTTGCTGAACAGAGTGCACTGTGCGTGCCCGGAGGTCCCCGTGGTGGCAGTCTACGACAGGGACAGGCAGGTACAGGTCAAGAACGTGCTTCGCAACTTCACACGGCAGAGACTCGTCTCGTTGCTACATCCACCGGTCCCGCTGTCAAACAACGAGGCTCTCGACAAGATGTTCCATTTCGTGGATAACTTGGCTCGCCAACAGGAACCGGCAGGGGTGATCCACAATGATCCACAGACGACCCAGGAACAGCACCCAGATCACAACGAAGACGACCCGCACCGTGGGCCCAGCAAACCAGAGGGCACGTTTAAAAGATGGCTGCTCTGGGGGGTGTCCATCTCGCTGGGGATCGGTGCAGGGTACTACTGCGTCTCGTACGTCGTCTCGTCATCCATGTGCGTATCCTGCTTCAACTTCAGACACACAGACCACACTTTGGCCGCTACTACGTCCACCGCCGCGGCAGCCGCTGCGGCAGCAACTCCATCAGGAATCGACCACGACGCAGACAGCCACACGACGCTGCGGCACTGCCTCAGCATCGTTAAGAACTCGCTCAAGAGGGCCACCGCTTTCGTCAAGCAAGCCATGCACAAGCCGTTTCACTACATCGACCGCTCTCAGGAGTGGCACCTGCACGACCCGAACAGGTTCCTACAGCTCGGATACGCGGTCATTTAGCACGCTacatacacatacatatattcATTCACCCACTCACACACAATcgttttttctctctttgaagtCCAGTTACAGTTGCTCATCGCTTCGGTATTATATAAAACGTTATTATCGCGTTGtttgatgaagaagagtgGTGAACTGTTGACACGGTTCGGAGAAGCTGGTTATAGGTTGTACGTCACTGGAtctactactgctgctgttaACACACGTATGTGGTTTCGTCTGAGGAGTTTTACGCCGAAACCGCCGTACAGGGTCGGGATCAGGGCGCAGCTCACGATGCTCGTCAGTATCGTCGCGATCATCTCGCTCGTGATACTGGCGGTCACCACGGGGGTGTACTTCACATCGAACTACAAGAACCTGCGGTCAGACCGGCTGTACATTGCTGCGCAGTTGAAGTCTTCACAGATCGACCAGAATCTAAACTACCTTTACTACCAGTGTTACTGGGTCGCGTCCAGGGACACGCTGCAGACGGGTCTCGCGAACTACGTCGCGGGGAACAAGTCCGACGCAAACTGGATGGACTCGCAGAGTGTCCTTGAAAAGTTTCTCGGGTCATCGAACCTGTTCTCTGTCGCAAGAGTGTACGACTCGTCCTTCACCACGGTGCTCAACACAACGAACAACAGCACGGGGGATCTCATCCCAGAAGACGTGCTCACACAGCTGCTCCCACTGTCCACGAACGTGCCGCTGCCCTCGTCGCTCGAGACCAACGGGATCGTCACGAACCCGGTCAAGAACGGGTCATCGTACCTCATGTCTATGTCGCTGCCCATCTTTGCAAACCCGTCCATCATACTCACAGACTCGAGGGTCTACGGGTACGTCACGGTAGTCATGTCCGCAGAGGGGCTCCTCAGCGTGTTCAACGACACAACGGCACTGGAGAGGTCCTACGTAGCGATCGTCTCCGCAGTTTACACAAACGCGACTAAGCTCGACGCGTACAGGTTCGTGTTCCCGCCCTTTGGGAGCACTTCTTCAATCCTCAATGAGACGTTCCCACTGAACAATAACACTTTCCTCAGCAGCGCACTCCGACAGGGGAAAGGTGGGGCCCTCAAATCAACAAGACTGTTCTACCGACTGAAACTTGCGGTAGGTTACTCCCCCTCGACGTCAAACTTGGCCAACTGGGTGGCCATCGTCGCACAGGCGGAATCAGTATTCATATCGCCAGCAACAAAACTGGCCAAGATTATCGCGGGCACAGTCGTCGGGATCGGCGTGTTCGCCATGCTCATCACTTTCCCGCTGGCACACTGGGCTGTCAAACCCATTGTCAGGCTGCAAAAGGCCACAGAACTGATCACCGAGAGCAGGGGTCTCAGACCGACTACGCCGACTTCAGGGAGCAGGGCAAACTCGATACTCCGAGACAAGAGCTCGCTGATATCATTCCCACTGCACCCCGTCTCAACGaacaatatcaacaacaataacagcAATGAGAAGGCACAACCGCCATCGGATCAGGACACAAACACGAACAACAGTTCCAGCTCGATAGCAGTATCAAATATAAGAGAGGAACACTCCCCACACGCGGACGGGGTCTTTTCAGGTATCTCGCTGTCGAACGTCAGCGACAGACTGGAAAGATTGTCGAACACGTCAAAGCATTACACTACTGCCGTTAACCTGATACAGGCAAGAGTGCCCAGTTACAGAGctcttttcaaagacgagTTGTCGGACTTGACAGAGACTTTCAACACAATGACGGATGCACTAGACCAGCACTATGCGCTACTGGAGGAAAGAGTCAGGGCAAGAACCAAACAGCTGGAGGCTGCCAAGATAGAGGCAGAAACAGCTAACGAGGCCAAGACTGTTTTCATAGCAAACATTTCGCACGAATTAAGAACCCCGCTAAACGGTATACTGGGCATGACTGCGATCTCTATGGAGGAGACTGACATCGACAAGATACGGAACAGTCTGAAACTGATCTTTAGATCAGGTGAACTGTTACTGCATATTCTAACCGAGTTGCTcactttctccaaaaaCGTCCTGAAGAGAACTaaattggagaagaggaactTCTGCATAACAGATGTCGCCTTACAAATCAAGTCCATTTTCGGGAAAGTCGCAAAGGACCAACACGTCAGGTTATCGATTATCTTATCTCCCAACATGATCAGAAGCATGGTACTGTACGGGGATTCCAACAGAATCATCCAAATTGTGATGAACTTGGTTTCCAATGCACTGAAATTTACTCCAGTGGATGGGAAAGTTGATGTTAGGATGAAAGTCCTTGGCCTGTACGACGAGGCGCTGAGTGAAAAGTACAACCACAATAAAGTGTATGTGAAACCGGGGACAGAGATCACCGATTCTACTCCATCACTGAATGTCAAATCCGAGGGGCAAGGCAAGGATAAATTTACTTCAGATACGGCTTCGAAGAACAACACCTCTTCGGACACTGCCTATGACGCGACCCCGACGACAGATCGAGTCGCACAGGAGAGTGACGAAGATAACATGTACGAGGATAACGAGTCCatgatttcttcaacgacaaGTTCGTACGATGACGCCATATTCAACAGTCAGTTCAAAAAGACGACAAACCTgtacgacgaggacgatgaaAGTGAGATGGGGGTCGAATTGGAGACACCTAAGACGTGGGTTATATCATTCGAGGTGGAAGACTCCGGTCCCGGTATCGACAAGGGGCTTCAGGAGTCTGTCTTTGAGCCCTTTGTCCAAGGTGACCAGACATTGTCCAGACAGTACGGTGGTACTGGTTTGGGGTTGTCGATTTGTAGACAATTGGCCGGGATGATGAAAGGTAAGATGCTTTTGGAGAGTAAAGTTGGCGTCGGGAGTAAATTCACGTTTACGCTACCGCTGACGCAGACGCGTGAGATCAACTTTGCCAATGTCGAAGACCCCTTTGAGGATGAGTTCAACgcaaagagcaagaagaacaggaagGTTAAGTTCAGGATGGCAAGAAGCTTGAATAGCCGCAAGTCGAGATCATCTATTGTCACTGCCGGTGCGTCCAGTCATCACAGTGTTCATACACGTACACCAACGAAGTCGCCTCGTCTCAAGTGCGATAGATCCGTCTCTGACAGAGTGGTAATCAACTCTCCTGAGAGGACAGGGGAGAATATCACTTTCAGGAGCGAAAGTGACGACCATCTGAGCCACATGCATCGCAACAGAGACAAAGATCATGAAAGGTTGAGCGCCAGCAACAGTACCATGAGCCTTGACCGTCCATTCTTGCAAAGCACGGGGACAGCAACGTCTACGCGGAGTATCCCACATTTATCGTCCTTTAAGGAGGAGAAGCCGAACGATCCACTGTTGAACGTTTCTAGCAGTGCTGAACAGACCAAGAAGACGTCCGAGGGGAACGGCGCGTACAAGATTCTTGTTGCAGAAGATAATCACGTTAACCAAGAAGTCATCAAACGAATGCTGCAGCTGGAAGGTGTCAAAGACATTGATCTTGCCTGTGATGGACAAGACGCGTTTGACAAAGTGAAACAGCTACAAGATAAAGGTTCTCGCTACAACTTGATCTTCATGGA
Coding sequences within it:
- the SSL2 gene encoding TFIIH/NER complex ATPase/helicase subunit SSL2 (similar to Saccharomyces cerevisiae SSL2 (YIL143C); ancestral locus Anc_5.695) encodes the protein MTDVDGYKTRSKAKIFPQLDENFFSDDNSDGTDEEVVERVDEGFIEGNDDFGYGESANTAPAPNGATKPKKASKKRDRAETAQMNQLAAKDQSFLQNGNTDIPDDFTPDTVSPMFKSHDFSYLRLRPDHASRPIWISPSDGRIILESFSPLAEQAQDFLVTIAEPISRPSHIHEYRITAYSLYAAVSVGLETDDILSVLDRLSKVPVAKSIVDFIKNATISYGKVKLVIKHNRYFVETTQAEILQMLLRDQIIGPLRIDSELQQQQQQAKNEAEKEVPTAGGVDTTKNRNNVNPNDVEAMFSAVVGGDNERDDEEDDIDAVHSFEIANESVEIVKKRCQEIDYPVLEEYDFRNDHRNPDLDIDLKPSTQIRPYQEKSLSKMFGNGRARSGIIVLPCGAGKTLVGITAACTIKKSVIVLCTSAVSVMQWRQQFLQWCTLQPENCAVFTSDNKEMFQTESGLVVSTYSMVANTRNRSHDSQKVMDFLTGREWGFIILDEVHVVPAAMFRRVVSAIAAHAKLGLTATLVREDDKISDLNFLIGPKLYEANWMELSQKGHIANVQCAEVWCPMTAEFYQEYLRENARKRMLLYIMNPTKFQACQFLIQYHERRGDKIIVFSDNVYALQQYALKLGKPFIYGSTPQQERMNILQNFQFNDQINTIFLSKVGDTSIDLPEATCLIQISSHYGSRRQEAQRLGRILRAKRRNDEGFNAFFYSLVSKDTQEMFYSTKRQAFLVDQGYAFKVITHLHGMENLLNLAYASARERRELLQEVLLKNEEAAALEEGDDADNFVGRSGGALKRFKSKAVRGQASMAGLAGGEDMAYAETGPNRNKEIKEHHPLIRKIYYKDGKK
- the NDC80 gene encoding kinetochore-associated Ndc80 complex subunit NDC80 (similar to Saccharomyces cerevisiae TID3 (YIL144W); ancestral locus Anc_5.696), with the protein product MVSSAVGGAVAVGHQAGNPFFAESREGAPRRRRNSAGSSIPSLNRAVSLGGAGAGGVGGSRGSGEPRKKRSRSTLPASVGLGGGIAAVAPAQRKDSRPLRDKNFQLAIEEEILQYLQAHGFDRDTQFAQGALTLKILQTPTQKTYMLIFRWLYARVDPNYTFKRSVEAEFYDCLKRLGCPFLADINKSQISAVGGSQWHKFLGLLHWFVKFNSRMDSIREQVDNVAINEPAQNILQTTRAAATVEEQDQIKQNYERLLESLVNEYTMDTYKLFLLRNENYGAMKAKFETNVEKFVQVIHLDINNLQNENEKLLAHYDTVLGKTQELRIAKEKLNNLQNDVAKYQMYIDDFTAKQAERPAKLHNMQRRAEEHQKQIDELKEQIQRLLEEMKLRGLSLERVEDLNKQKEILLQTLDNLADQSDKLIASMQNKKLENKTLKTRISALLNEYNASIELLFERRFQKTGRSVENIQEYTLDLEKQLAAVDENSKLVYNSLFNKGPEYSMEDALTNRFVRLMEDIEVSMESLMNDITELEQRQRFLEENIESKEWDNMQLAQKLRAMQEQNSARRRELERELESQKKIAFQLQNRNEETLRQIELRIGDAKALVQDKKAELEQLKVSLQQEKKQTEQQMLERVQYIENFRVTIQESLNQTSDIVVEELQKLKLDQ
- the PAN6 gene encoding pantoate--beta-alanine ligase PAN6 (similar to Saccharomyces cerevisiae PAN6 (YIL145C); ancestral locus Anc_5.697); amino-acid sequence: MRVVHGVSELQEWRRSQLGRSVGFVPTMGALHAGHASLVKRSIAENSATAVSIFVNPSQFAPGEDLDEYPRTLEADCALLESLGVDLVFAPKTSEMYPQGIPLDTREQRGAFVTVLGVSEMLEGRTRPNFFRGVATVVTKLLNIVGPDVAYFGQKDVQQFIVLQTMVRELFTPTVLVMMPIVRDASGLALSSRNRYLSPESLEIAASLHRGLLVGADLLTSKTPRPHHDEITAAIRALWQPFVDSGDFEVDYVSVARWGSLAELDSEEAHKQDTGDNTRVVISCAVYVRDRSLAATRVRLIDNVIVSATA
- the ATG32 gene encoding mitophagy protein ATG32 (similar to Saccharomyces cerevisiae ECM37 (YIL146C); ancestral locus Anc_5.699), producing MSGHANSVLDPHLSVLELLEKSCERGGHAEAPGSSRNKGAGQIQLSESWCTVERDELSAMERSASQQTNNGVLSSSDTSEEGEPEQGSPGDGEGGGVADTRMARPAMSLQSTSSTLDGVDDDSATVSKSLTSSSNSFIMPKLYTTVAGAPSTVSTALQTRCFKVAVLGRGAVKFCQETVPEQFRHRFELTAGVHDLAQCADRQGILIVVQEVRELISLLNRVHCACPEVPVVAVYDRDRQVQVKNVLRNFTRQRLVSLLHPPVPLSNNEALDKMFHFVDNLARQQEPAGVIHNDPQTTQEQHPDHNEDDPHRGPSKPEGTFKRWLLWGVSISLGIGAGYYCVSYVVSSSMCVSCFNFRHTDHTLAATTSTAAAAAAAATPSGIDHDADSHTTLRHCLSIVKNSLKRATAFVKQAMHKPFHYIDRSQEWHLHDPNRFLQLGYAVI